In Aequorivita sp. H23M31, a single window of DNA contains:
- a CDS encoding DUF2975 domain-containing protein, whose amino-acid sequence MKKAILFKTLVDILYILHFIGLIGIIFIIPFGTVNINQVNMSVEDWSLFYWLIFIVSLFAYIIFLRGLYFLRKMARFLLTNKYFSNKTIENLKKSGNNFLYTGILSFALIVVLWISKLTGGKFELIYDNNLLIPLFLSIIGMFFIIQSNALNLAKGMKEENELTV is encoded by the coding sequence ATGAAAAAAGCAATATTATTTAAAACACTTGTTGACATACTTTACATTCTACATTTTATTGGACTAATTGGGATAATATTTATAATACCTTTTGGAACTGTCAATATTAACCAAGTAAATATGAGTGTAGAAGATTGGAGTTTATTTTATTGGTTAATTTTTATTGTAAGTCTATTTGCTTATATAATATTTTTAAGAGGTCTGTATTTTTTGAGAAAAATGGCAAGGTTTTTATTAACGAATAAATATTTTTCCAATAAAACTATAGAGAATTTAAAAAAATCAGGGAATAATTTTCTATACACAGGAATTTTATCATTTGCTCTTATAGTTGTTTTATGGATAAGCAAATTAACAGGAGGAAAATTTGAATTGATATATGATAATAATTTATTAATTCCTTTGTTTTTGTCCATTATCGGAATGTTTTTTATCATTCAAAGTAACGCTCTGAATTTGGCAAAAGGAATGAAAGAAGAGAATGAACTAACAGTTTAA
- a CDS encoding type II toxin-antitoxin system RelE/ParE family toxin — translation MEKVRQVIQYKHYFEEFLLAQPKKIQDKIFKVIEIIETFQHVPKTYLAPMKTHKGLYEARIKLGSDIWRVFCFFDKGKLVILLNGFTKKTQKTPKKEIDKAVRLMKEYYEEKNNRDGN, via the coding sequence ATGGAAAAAGTTAGGCAAGTAATACAGTACAAACATTATTTCGAGGAGTTTCTACTTGCTCAACCGAAAAAGATTCAGGACAAAATATTTAAGGTCATTGAAATAATCGAAACCTTTCAACACGTGCCGAAAACATATTTGGCACCAATGAAAACCCATAAAGGATTATATGAGGCTCGAATAAAATTGGGGTCGGATATCTGGCGGGTTTTTTGCTTCTTCGACAAAGGTAAGTTAGTTATACTCTTAAACGGATTTACAAAAAAGACGCAAAAAACACCGAAAAAAGAAATCGACAAAGCTGTCCGATTAATGAAAGAGTATTATGAAGAAAAAAACAACAGAGATGGAAACTAA
- a CDS encoding helix-turn-helix domain-containing protein: protein METKSWKDIKDTVYGEKGTERRDELERDFESFKIGLLLRNAREEKNLTQEQLGELIDKKRTYISRVENNGSNLTLKTLFDIVEKGLGGKVNISIEI, encoded by the coding sequence ATGGAAACTAAAAGCTGGAAAGACATAAAAGATACCGTTTACGGAGAAAAAGGAACTGAACGCAGAGACGAACTCGAAAGAGATTTTGAGTCATTTAAAATCGGCTTGCTTTTACGAAATGCACGAGAAGAAAAAAACCTGACACAAGAACAACTTGGCGAGCTGATTGATAAAAAGCGGACTTATATTTCACGTGTAGAAAATAATGGCAGTAATCTCACTTTAAAAACCTTATTTGACATCGTAGAAAAAGGGCTTGGAGGAAAGGTCAATATTTCAATCGAAATCTGA
- a CDS encoding IS110 family RNA-guided transposase — protein MERKMKLGMDVVNFNAAGIDVGSRSHYVAIGQELDNVREFGVYAEDLTALCQWLMESDVTTVAMESTGDYWQNLYVELISFGFEVVLANGKFTKNAKGKKTDVKDCRWIQKLHTLGLLSGSFLPDLTTEQLRTFCRQRGNWIDLAASATHKMQKYLKLLNFRLDVVVKDVCGLTGMKIIEDICKGNLDPLSLAEHRHYNCRKPKEEIASALHGNNRSDYLFGLQQEFEAYKFFQKKIADCDKKIEHFIKQELKQHPERGKMKTTEKPHKRMNKNAPQIKDLNQIAFRYFDGVDLFAIEGLSHSTILTIMSEIGPEGFNKFGSSKQFTSWLRLAPNNKISGKKILSNRVPKGSNRLKIALRQAANAIGNLKGTHLSDFFRRVAYRKGRHSAVSATARKLAVIIWNMITKKIQYQPPKQYLFLDQKRKLGLVNRIKKQMDKFELKPEDLGFKNNLNISNLI, from the coding sequence ATGGAAAGAAAAATGAAACTCGGCATGGACGTTGTAAATTTCAATGCCGCCGGAATCGACGTGGGCAGCCGCTCCCACTATGTGGCCATTGGCCAAGAACTAGACAATGTAAGGGAATTCGGGGTCTATGCCGAAGATCTCACAGCACTCTGCCAGTGGCTCATGGAATCTGACGTGACCACAGTGGCAATGGAGTCCACTGGAGACTATTGGCAAAACCTGTACGTAGAGCTTATCTCCTTCGGTTTTGAGGTGGTGCTGGCCAATGGAAAGTTCACCAAGAATGCCAAGGGTAAAAAAACAGACGTTAAGGATTGCCGATGGATACAGAAACTCCACACCCTAGGGTTGCTCAGCGGCAGCTTCCTACCAGATCTTACAACCGAACAGTTGAGGACATTCTGTCGCCAAAGGGGAAACTGGATAGATCTGGCCGCTTCGGCTACGCACAAGATGCAGAAGTACCTAAAACTATTGAACTTTAGATTGGACGTAGTGGTCAAGGACGTATGTGGCCTTACAGGCATGAAGATCATTGAGGATATCTGCAAGGGCAACCTTGATCCCCTTAGTCTAGCCGAGCACCGCCACTACAACTGCAGAAAACCAAAAGAAGAAATTGCCAGTGCACTCCACGGCAACAACCGGTCTGACTATCTCTTTGGACTACAACAAGAGTTCGAGGCCTATAAGTTCTTTCAAAAAAAGATTGCGGACTGCGACAAAAAGATCGAACATTTTATAAAGCAAGAACTGAAACAGCATCCTGAGCGCGGGAAAATGAAAACAACTGAAAAGCCGCATAAGAGGATGAACAAAAATGCACCACAGATCAAAGATCTGAACCAAATAGCTTTCCGCTATTTTGACGGGGTTGATCTCTTTGCCATCGAAGGATTGAGCCACTCCACGATATTGACCATTATGAGCGAGATAGGTCCCGAGGGCTTCAATAAGTTCGGCTCATCTAAACAATTTACTTCCTGGCTCAGGCTAGCGCCCAATAATAAGATATCAGGAAAGAAAATACTAAGCAACAGAGTGCCTAAGGGAAGTAACCGGCTAAAGATCGCCCTGCGCCAAGCGGCCAATGCCATAGGCAACCTAAAGGGCACCCATCTATCCGACTTTTTCCGAAGGGTCGCCTACCGCAAGGGAAGGCATTCGGCAGTGAGTGCAACGGCTCGAAAACTCGCAGTAATTATATGGAACATGATCACAAAAAAAATCCAATATCAGCCTCCGAAACAATACTTGTTCCTGGACCAAAAAAGAAAACTCGGACTAGTGAACCGCATTAAAAAACAAATGGATAAATTTGAATTGAAACCAGAGGACCTAGGGTTTAAAAACAACCTGAATATCAGCAACTTAATTTGA
- a CDS encoding helix-turn-helix domain-containing protein, which yields MAIIINLDVMLAKRKMKSKELAEIIGITTANISILKSGKAKAIRFSTLESICKALECQPADILEYKETE from the coding sequence ATGGCAATTATAATAAATCTTGATGTTATGCTAGCCAAAAGAAAAATGAAAAGTAAAGAACTTGCCGAAATAATTGGAATTACAACTGCTAATATTTCGATTTTAAAATCTGGAAAAGCAAAAGCAATTCGATTTTCGACATTAGAATCTATATGCAAAGCTCTTGAATGTCAACCTGCTGACATATTAGAATACAAAGAAACTGAATAA